The Pricia mediterranea genome includes a window with the following:
- a CDS encoding thioredoxin family protein translates to MSKFGDLIDLKIPVLLDFYAEWNEQSTAMHSVLRDVAAALGDKGKVIKIDVDKNKELSSALRVKGLPTLMIYKKGEMVWRQSGEQDAKTLIGILKEYV, encoded by the coding sequence ATGTCAAAATTTGGTGATCTTATAGATTTGAAAATCCCCGTACTGTTGGATTTCTATGCGGAATGGAACGAACAGTCCACCGCAATGCACTCCGTTCTCCGCGACGTTGCCGCGGCGTTGGGCGATAAGGGCAAGGTCATCAAAATAGATGTGGACAAAAACAAGGAGCTTTCCAGTGCTTTGCGTGTCAAAGGCCTTCCGACCTTAATGATCTACAAAAAAGGAGAAATGGTATGGCGCCAAAGTGGCGAGCAGGATGCCAAGACCCTTATCGGAATTCTCAAAGAATACGTGTGA
- a CDS encoding metallophosphoesterase, with translation MLRWIVFAIVYIVVGLYALQALKTATRYPWVYYLFIAVSLLVLGNFVYQFTWGAAPGRVLSRPKSYAFGLMLAFFTFQLITILFLFSEDIFRVVSALYHKLTGNTRTFALPERRKFLSLLGLGIAALPFGALLYGMYKGKYNFQVLNYELEFEDLPDAFDGYRITQLSDIHSGSLDDRKKVEYAVNLVNEQESDVILFTGDLVNNLATEMAPWKDLFSTLKAKDGKFSVLGNHDYGDYVDWETEASKRQNLEDLKLIQRDIGFDLMLNESRYLQKGNDKVALVGVENWGRGGFKKAGNLKKAAATIDKNDFKILLSHDPSHWEDVVLFDDTHYHLTLSGHTHGMQFGIEIPGWVKWSPARWRYKYWAGIYKEKGQFINVNRGLGFLGYPGRVGIWPEISVITLKKKA, from the coding sequence ATGTTACGATGGATTGTTTTTGCCATAGTTTATATAGTTGTGGGCCTTTACGCCCTGCAAGCCTTGAAAACGGCCACCCGATATCCCTGGGTGTACTATCTTTTTATCGCCGTATCGTTACTGGTCTTGGGCAATTTTGTGTATCAGTTTACATGGGGTGCCGCGCCGGGGCGGGTCTTAAGCCGTCCGAAAAGCTATGCCTTCGGTCTGATGCTCGCCTTTTTTACCTTTCAGTTGATTACCATTCTTTTTCTTTTCTCCGAGGATATTTTCCGGGTGGTCTCGGCCCTGTACCATAAACTAACCGGCAACACCCGGACCTTTGCCCTTCCCGAGCGCCGGAAATTTTTGAGCTTGCTCGGCCTAGGGATTGCCGCATTGCCGTTCGGCGCCCTACTCTACGGCATGTACAAGGGCAAGTATAATTTTCAGGTGCTGAACTATGAACTGGAATTCGAAGACCTGCCCGATGCCTTCGACGGCTACCGCATCACCCAACTCTCCGATATTCACAGCGGAAGCCTCGACGACCGCAAAAAAGTTGAATATGCCGTCAATCTGGTCAACGAACAAGAGAGCGATGTCATTTTATTTACAGGGGACCTGGTGAACAACCTGGCCACGGAAATGGCACCTTGGAAGGACCTCTTCTCGACCCTCAAGGCCAAAGACGGCAAATTCTCCGTCTTGGGAAACCATGATTATGGCGATTACGTGGATTGGGAGACCGAAGCCTCAAAACGTCAAAATCTCGAGGACCTTAAACTGATCCAACGCGACATCGGTTTCGACCTCATGTTGAACGAAAGCCGATATCTACAAAAGGGGAACGATAAAGTTGCGTTGGTCGGCGTAGAAAACTGGGGCCGCGGCGGATTTAAAAAGGCCGGCAATCTCAAAAAGGCCGCAGCTACCATCGATAAGAACGATTTTAAGATTTTGCTGAGCCACGACCCTTCGCATTGGGAAGATGTGGTGCTCTTTGATGACACCCACTATCACCTGACCCTTAGCGGCCACACCCACGGCATGCAGTTCGGTATCGAAATCCCCGGATGGGTCAAATGGAGTCCCGCACGCTGGCGCTACAAATATTGGGCGGGCATCTATAAGGAAAAGGGACAGTTCATCAATGTCAACCGTGGTCTGGGCTTTTTGGGGTATCCGGGGCGCGTCGGCATCTGGCCTGAAATCAGTGTCATTACCCTCAAAAAGAAGGCCTAG
- a CDS encoding copper homeostasis protein CutC, with amino-acid sequence MLIEVCANSLQSALNAEKAGAHRIELCSELAVGGITPSYGLLKAVREKVGIPVHVLIRPRSGDFTYSDGEFEIMRADIAICRDLGFDGIVSGVLKKDYSLDVKRTKTLIEASGKLKFTFHRGFDWVKDPMEVLRELENLGADCILTSGQEKSAVVGISLLEKLQQNASSLVIMPGGGVKPENIDVFKDKGFRAAHLSGSQFVRTLPNTPRISMNSPSFLKNDEITVSSVETIQKVVHAVK; translated from the coding sequence ATGTTGATAGAAGTCTGTGCCAATTCACTGCAATCTGCCCTAAACGCCGAAAAGGCGGGTGCCCATCGTATCGAACTCTGCTCGGAGCTTGCCGTGGGGGGCATCACTCCCTCATATGGACTCTTGAAAGCGGTCCGGGAAAAGGTTGGGATTCCCGTACACGTGCTGATACGGCCCCGTAGCGGCGATTTCACCTATTCCGACGGGGAGTTCGAGATCATGAGAGCCGATATCGCCATCTGTAGGGATTTGGGTTTCGACGGCATCGTCTCCGGCGTTCTAAAAAAGGATTATTCATTGGATGTAAAACGGACAAAAACCTTGATCGAGGCCTCGGGAAAACTTAAATTCACGTTTCACCGAGGATTCGATTGGGTCAAAGACCCTATGGAAGTTTTAAGGGAATTGGAAAACCTGGGGGCGGACTGTATTTTGACTTCAGGTCAAGAAAAGTCGGCCGTTGTGGGTATCTCCCTCCTGGAAAAACTCCAGCAAAATGCATCCAGCCTCGTAATTATGCCCGGCGGAGGCGTTAAACCGGAAAACATCGACGTTTTTAAGGATAAAGGATTCCGTGCCGCCCATCTTTCGGGAAGCCAATTCGTTCGCACCTTGCCAAACACTCCGCGAATTTCCATGAATTCCCCATCTTTTCTAAAAAATGACGAAATAACGGTCTCTAGTGTGGAAACTATCCAAAAAGTAGTCCATGCGGTTAAATAA
- a CDS encoding isoaspartyl peptidase/L-asparaginase family protein: MERRKFIRHSTAATAGLISGPLLASSAGQAGPTLKDSVKAVRPLVICTWDFHKASAKAWEVLKDGGNALDAVEQGVKVEEADPDNQTVGVGGRPDRDGNVTLDACIMDKDGNCGAVLAMQNIAHPVSVARKVMEETPHVMLAGKGAEQFAYAMGFKKTDLLTQRSKQEWLEWKKTSKYEPVINIENHDTIGMLALDQDGDISGACTTSGMAYKMAGRVGDSPIIGAGLFVDNEIGGATATGVGEEVVRTVGSFLIVELMRQGKSPQDACEEGVKRIIAKNKDKQDFQIGFIAINKKGETGGYCIHPGFSYRTYSEAGHVNNPSKSYLES, translated from the coding sequence ATGGAACGAAGAAAATTTATACGGCATTCCACTGCGGCGACCGCGGGGCTGATTTCGGGGCCCTTGTTGGCATCGTCGGCGGGGCAGGCGGGTCCCACCTTGAAGGACTCTGTTAAGGCTGTTCGTCCCCTTGTCATCTGTACCTGGGATTTTCACAAGGCCTCGGCAAAGGCGTGGGAGGTTTTAAAAGATGGAGGAAATGCCCTCGATGCCGTGGAGCAAGGCGTCAAGGTCGAAGAGGCCGACCCCGATAACCAGACCGTAGGCGTCGGCGGCCGCCCCGACCGGGATGGGAACGTGACCTTGGATGCCTGTATCATGGATAAGGACGGCAACTGTGGGGCGGTCTTGGCGATGCAGAACATTGCCCATCCCGTCTCGGTGGCGCGCAAGGTGATGGAAGAAACTCCCCATGTGATGCTGGCCGGAAAAGGGGCGGAACAGTTTGCCTACGCAATGGGCTTCAAAAAAACCGATCTGCTTACGCAGCGCTCGAAACAGGAATGGCTTGAATGGAAGAAGACCTCGAAGTACGAACCTGTCATCAATATTGAGAACCACGATACCATCGGGATGTTGGCACTCGATCAAGATGGTGATATTTCTGGGGCCTGTACTACTAGCGGGATGGCCTACAAGATGGCCGGGCGCGTTGGGGATTCGCCAATTATCGGGGCCGGACTCTTTGTGGATAACGAAATCGGCGGGGCTACGGCCACGGGGGTAGGGGAGGAAGTGGTCCGCACCGTGGGCAGCTTTCTGATCGTTGAGCTGATGCGGCAGGGCAAGTCGCCACAAGATGCCTGCGAGGAAGGCGTGAAACGCATCATCGCCAAGAACAAGGACAAGCAGGATTTTCAGATCGGCTTTATCGCTATCAACAAGAAAGGAGAGACTGGAGGCTATTGCATCCATCCCGGGTTTTCGTACCGCACCTACTCGGAAGCCGGGCACGTGAACAATCCCTCAAAATCCTATCTCGAATCGTAA